A window from Streptomyces griseiscabiei encodes these proteins:
- a CDS encoding response regulator transcription factor, whose translation MTTTSPQGRTELLRPDGSPVRVLVVDDELSITELLSMALRYEGWQIRSAGDGTGAIQTARDFRPDAVVLDMMLPDMDGLTVLGRLRRELPDVPVLFLTAKDAVEDRIAGLTAGGDDYVTKPFSLEEVVARLRGLIRRSGAADRRSDSVLVVGDLMLDEDSHEVSRGGANIHLTATEFELLRFLMRNPRRVLSKAQILDRVWSYDFGGQANVVELYISYLRRKIDAGREPMIHTRRGAGYLIKPASS comes from the coding sequence ATGACCACGACCTCGCCCCAGGGGCGCACCGAACTGCTGAGGCCGGACGGGAGCCCCGTCCGAGTGCTTGTGGTGGACGACGAGCTGTCGATCACCGAACTGCTGTCCATGGCCCTGCGCTATGAGGGCTGGCAGATCCGGAGTGCGGGGGATGGCACGGGTGCCATCCAGACCGCCCGGGACTTCCGGCCCGACGCCGTCGTCCTCGACATGATGCTGCCCGACATGGACGGCCTGACCGTCCTGGGCCGGCTGCGGCGCGAGCTGCCGGACGTGCCGGTGCTCTTCCTCACCGCCAAGGACGCGGTCGAGGACCGGATCGCCGGGCTCACCGCCGGCGGCGACGACTACGTGACCAAGCCGTTCAGCCTCGAAGAGGTCGTGGCACGGCTGCGCGGGCTGATCCGGCGCTCCGGTGCCGCCGACCGCCGCTCCGACTCCGTGCTCGTCGTCGGTGACCTCATGCTCGACGAGGACAGCCACGAGGTGTCGCGCGGCGGGGCGAACATCCATCTCACCGCCACCGAGTTCGAACTGCTGCGGTTCCTGATGCGCAACCCGCGGCGCGTGCTCAGCAAGGCGCAGATCCTCGACCGTGTGTGGTCGTACGACTTCGGTGGCCAGGCCAACGTGGTCGAGCTGTACATCTCGTATCTGCGGCGGAAGATCGACGCCGGGCGCGAGCCGATGATCCACACCCGGCGTGGGGCCGGCTATCTGATCAAGCCCGCCTCGTCATGA
- a CDS encoding HEAT repeat domain-containing protein, giving the protein MVGETTSYRAAQALAYAMADMDRRPVVGKPSDDWDAFDAKLSSLLSEAIENKSASPVDEEAKPLDNEHAVLLAATRLTDSENRKTALRALVQRWPRSLETRDALVRLAQDEQSEIQLAAIHSLALEWPGDVTARESLVNALQADKQRAQIVAIWGLSEGWAGDVVVRDALAALTLHSSAQVRELAAEGLANGWAGDTTTRDVLLPLAQDRVQTVRETAVEVLMTGWLGDIAVRDALLNLLRSDISSVRETAAEALISGWADDTIAENALHPLLHDPAPTVRWAAERALSRSENSPAAPRSSSAKSTSSVDSKSSGVTDCDAHLIAVRLPRDFRTEMPLHAISALHRGIGLDSPITIVSGVNGSGKSILLAALGLRIGCIGQEQRRRMRYLPPLAVELSSKLELLWREQLTPEECLYMPNENERHLRDLSTDTTRHRLVLIDNWMSSLSAERRELELARLRQHAESGCQFVVVANHENLDLANERVIQLEGRRMRDQMQFLKNSRTARGEKATRFGASRNPY; this is encoded by the coding sequence TTGGTCGGTGAGACCACGAGCTACAGAGCGGCCCAAGCCCTGGCCTACGCCATGGCTGACATGGATAGGCGGCCTGTGGTCGGCAAGCCGTCGGATGACTGGGATGCGTTTGATGCCAAACTCAGCTCCCTCCTCTCGGAGGCGATTGAGAACAAGAGCGCAAGCCCGGTGGATGAGGAAGCGAAACCTCTCGACAACGAACATGCCGTCCTCCTAGCGGCCACTCGGCTTACGGATAGTGAAAACCGCAAAACAGCACTACGAGCACTAGTCCAGAGATGGCCGCGCAGTCTGGAAACCAGAGACGCTCTGGTGCGCCTAGCCCAAGACGAGCAGAGTGAAATCCAGCTAGCTGCAATACACAGCCTGGCACTCGAATGGCCTGGTGACGTCACAGCAAGGGAATCACTCGTCAATGCACTCCAAGCCGATAAGCAGCGCGCCCAGATTGTCGCCATATGGGGACTCTCCGAAGGCTGGGCTGGCGACGTCGTGGTTCGCGACGCCTTGGCGGCCCTGACTCTCCACAGCTCTGCACAGGTCCGAGAACTTGCCGCTGAGGGTCTGGCAAATGGGTGGGCCGGTGATACAACTACCCGAGACGTCCTCTTACCTCTGGCGCAAGACAGGGTTCAAACCGTTCGGGAGACAGCGGTTGAGGTATTGATGACCGGGTGGTTAGGCGACATTGCCGTCCGTGACGCTTTGCTCAATCTTCTGCGATCCGATATTTCCTCGGTACGAGAGACTGCCGCCGAAGCTCTGATTTCAGGCTGGGCAGATGACACTATCGCCGAAAATGCCCTACATCCCCTCTTGCACGACCCGGCCCCTACGGTCCGATGGGCCGCCGAGCGGGCCCTCTCTCGAAGCGAGAATTCTCCTGCTGCACCTCGATCATCCTCCGCAAAATCTACTTCGAGCGTGGACTCTAAAAGCTCAGGGGTTACTGACTGTGACGCTCACCTTATCGCCGTTCGTCTCCCACGCGACTTCAGGACGGAGATGCCGCTTCATGCGATTTCAGCGCTACATCGAGGAATTGGACTCGACTCTCCCATAACCATCGTGTCGGGCGTCAACGGTAGCGGTAAGTCAATCCTGCTCGCCGCACTTGGTCTGCGCATCGGCTGCATCGGCCAGGAACAGAGGCGACGAATGAGATATCTTCCGCCTCTAGCCGTCGAACTGTCAAGCAAACTTGAACTCCTCTGGCGCGAGCAACTCACGCCCGAAGAGTGTCTCTACATGCCAAACGAGAACGAGAGACATCTACGCGATTTGTCAACTGACACGACAAGACATCGACTCGTCCTTATTGACAATTGGATGAGTTCCCTGAGCGCAGAAAGAAGAGAGCTGGAACTAGCCAGGCTTAGGCAGCACGCCGAAAGCGGATGCCAGTTTGTAGTCGTGGCCAATCACGAGAACCTCGATCTCGCAAACGAAAGGGTAATTCAGCTTGAAGGTCGCCGTATGCGCGATCAGATGCAGTTTCTAAAAAATAGCCGCACTGCCCGAGGAGAAAAAGCGACCCGGTTTGGCGCGAGCAGGAATCCGTACTAG
- a CDS encoding sensor histidine kinase — translation MSGRRRTRAQPQPRLRRGRGRQPRTLRTRLVVSAVALIAVVCAVIGTVTTIALSEHLNEQLNTQVEEVAKRAAGPPDGKIPGGGGGNNIPPDGPFGFVTKGGTEKYTVVAQVGTDGGVTDAVVAKEKTSDSDGFEGMTTDALSTEQEAALGSVSKTGISTVDIPGLGEYRVTYVEGSKGNFYVALPTESVTSTLSTLIAVELSVTGAGLIAAGIAGSVLVGVALRPLRKVAATATRVSELPLHTGEVTLNERVPASETDTHTEVGQVGAALNRMLDHIHGALHSRQESETRVRQFVADASHELRTPLASIRGYAELTRRGREEIGPDTRHALGRIESESGRMTMLVEDLLLLARLDAGRPLQFERTDLIPLVVDTVSDARVAGRSHSWRLDLPDMPALVSADAARLQQVLVNLLANARTHTPPGTTVTARVQRRGPWMCVDVEDDGQGIPEELLPHVFERFARGDSSRSRASGSTGLGLAIVQAVADAHGGAVTVDSVPGRTVFTVHLPALGRDVPLYDDAANWQLDDAQYDAEHDGEFDAEFDAEFDGNDLVTGATRPQSDSQAHHSVSTRA, via the coding sequence ATGAGCGGGCGACGACGGACGCGTGCGCAGCCGCAGCCGAGGCTGCGGCGAGGGCGGGGACGACAGCCGCGCACGCTGCGTACGCGGCTCGTCGTCTCCGCGGTGGCGTTGATCGCGGTGGTGTGCGCCGTCATCGGGACGGTGACCACGATCGCCTTGAGCGAGCATCTCAACGAGCAGTTGAACACCCAGGTCGAAGAGGTCGCCAAGCGCGCCGCCGGTCCGCCGGACGGAAAGATCCCCGGGGGCGGAGGCGGCAACAACATCCCGCCGGACGGCCCCTTCGGGTTCGTCACCAAGGGCGGCACCGAGAAGTACACCGTCGTCGCCCAGGTGGGGACGGACGGCGGGGTCACCGACGCGGTGGTCGCCAAGGAGAAGACGTCCGACAGCGACGGCTTCGAGGGGATGACCACCGACGCTCTCAGTACCGAGCAGGAGGCCGCCCTCGGCTCGGTGTCGAAGACCGGCATCTCCACCGTGGACATCCCCGGCCTCGGCGAATACCGGGTCACCTATGTCGAGGGCAGCAAGGGCAACTTCTACGTCGCCCTCCCGACCGAGTCCGTCACCAGTACCCTCAGCACCCTCATAGCCGTAGAACTCAGCGTCACCGGCGCCGGTCTCATCGCCGCGGGCATCGCCGGGTCCGTCCTCGTCGGTGTCGCCCTGCGCCCCCTGCGCAAGGTGGCGGCCACCGCGACCCGGGTCTCCGAGCTGCCGCTGCACACCGGTGAAGTGACGCTCAACGAGCGGGTGCCCGCCTCCGAGACCGACACGCACACCGAGGTGGGCCAGGTCGGGGCCGCGCTCAACCGCATGCTCGACCACATCCACGGCGCCCTGCACTCACGGCAGGAGAGCGAGACGCGCGTACGGCAGTTCGTCGCGGACGCCAGTCATGAGCTGCGGACGCCGCTCGCGTCGATCCGCGGGTACGCCGAGCTGACCCGGCGCGGCCGGGAGGAGATCGGGCCCGACACCCGGCACGCGCTGGGGCGGATCGAGTCCGAGTCCGGGCGGATGACCATGCTGGTCGAGGATCTGCTGCTGCTCGCGCGGCTCGACGCCGGCCGGCCGCTGCAGTTCGAGCGGACCGACCTGATCCCCCTCGTCGTGGACACCGTCAGCGACGCGCGGGTCGCCGGGCGGAGCCACAGCTGGCGGCTCGACCTGCCCGACATGCCCGCACTGGTGTCGGCGGACGCGGCCCGGCTGCAGCAGGTGCTCGTCAACCTGCTGGCCAACGCCCGTACGCACACACCCCCCGGAACCACCGTCACCGCACGCGTCCAGCGGCGCGGGCCGTGGATGTGTGTCGACGTCGAGGACGACGGCCAGGGCATCCCGGAGGAGTTGCTGCCGCATGTGTTCGAGCGGTTCGCGCGGGGCGACTCGTCGCGGTCCAGGGCGTCCGGGTCGACCGGCCTCGGCCTCGCCATCGTGCAGGCCGTGGCCGACGCGCACGGCGGTGCCGTGACCGTCGACAGCGTGCCCGGCAGGACCGTGTTCACCGTGCATCTGCCGGCCCTCGGCCGGGACGTGCCGCTGTACGACGACGCCGCCAACTGGCAGCTCGACGACGCGCAGTACGACGCCGAGCACGACGGTGAGTTCGACGCGGAGTTCGATGCGGAGTTCGACGGAAACGACCTGGTGACCGGCGCAACACGCCCGCAATCGGACTCACAGGCACACCACAGTGTGAGCACACGGGCATAA
- a CDS encoding helix-turn-helix domain-containing protein encodes MPNERLRAAMAAGGWTYNALADKVEVDPKSVERWVNLGRTPRRATAMLAAETLGEDVHALWPSLRQARPARAISPELVALYDQRADIPVSTFVDMLSQAREHIDVLVYAAVFLHEAYPRLNELLKERAAEGCAVRITLGDADSSNVQQRGEEEQFGHGIQSRCRLALMHYRPLVGVPGIEVRTHATTLYNSIYRADDQSLVNAHVWGVNAYAAPVWHLRRSGAGGMFDTYADSFDAVWATATPVREG; translated from the coding sequence ATGCCAAACGAGAGATTGCGTGCTGCCATGGCGGCCGGCGGCTGGACGTACAACGCCCTCGCGGACAAGGTCGAAGTCGATCCCAAGTCCGTCGAACGATGGGTCAACCTGGGGCGTACGCCGCGCCGAGCTACGGCCATGTTGGCAGCAGAAACGCTAGGAGAAGACGTGCACGCTCTATGGCCATCACTCAGGCAGGCACGCCCGGCCCGCGCCATCAGCCCGGAACTTGTGGCCCTCTACGACCAGCGGGCGGACATCCCCGTGTCCACTTTCGTGGACATGCTGAGCCAGGCTCGCGAGCACATCGATGTGTTGGTCTACGCGGCAGTGTTCTTGCACGAGGCGTACCCGAGACTCAACGAGCTCTTGAAGGAGCGAGCGGCCGAGGGCTGCGCCGTCCGCATCACACTCGGAGACGCGGACAGCTCCAACGTCCAGCAGCGTGGCGAGGAAGAACAGTTCGGCCACGGGATCCAGTCCCGTTGCCGCCTCGCGCTGATGCACTATCGCCCCCTTGTGGGGGTACCGGGCATCGAGGTGCGGACCCACGCCACGACGCTCTACAACTCGATTTACCGGGCTGATGATCAGTCACTGGTCAACGCACACGTCTGGGGCGTGAACGCCTACGCTGCCCCGGTCTGGCACCTGCGCCGAAGTGGGGCAGGCGGCATGTTTGACACCTACGCCGACAGCTTCGACGCGGTGTGGGCGACCGCGACGCCAGTCCGAGAAGGGTGA
- a CDS encoding DUF2797 domain-containing protein → MARVWRCTGLRWSADGPLLGWAGGRGSPLPRGKAVAFEVTGEGRRTCVGARGNPCPLRAGVPGRSTGARCEECARLDRAHSVAADTIADDPRPYHVYLAWFGPGMVKVGITAVERGPARLLEQGAVSFGWLGRGPLMAARRAEEVLRAALGVPDRIPYADKRGVRAELPAVGERFGELAELHARAQGLAGWPESLTPLPFRAVDHFGVFGLDGLPAADGVVGELVPGGAVGGEVLAVAGPDLHLATGRGVVVLDTRLMTGWELTAPVGEAAYDVLTVPVRELGRGRGDGSVQEGLF, encoded by the coding sequence GTGGCACGTGTATGGAGATGTACGGGGCTGCGGTGGAGTGCGGACGGGCCGCTGCTCGGCTGGGCGGGCGGGCGCGGGAGCCCGTTGCCGCGGGGCAAGGCGGTGGCCTTCGAGGTCACGGGCGAGGGGCGGCGGACCTGCGTAGGGGCTCGGGGTAATCCCTGCCCGCTGCGTGCGGGTGTGCCCGGGCGGAGTACCGGGGCCCGGTGCGAGGAGTGTGCGCGGCTGGACCGGGCGCATTCCGTGGCCGCCGACACGATCGCCGACGACCCACGGCCGTATCACGTGTACCTGGCGTGGTTCGGGCCCGGCATGGTGAAGGTCGGGATCACGGCGGTCGAGCGGGGCCCGGCGCGGTTGCTGGAGCAGGGCGCGGTCTCGTTCGGGTGGCTCGGGCGGGGGCCCTTGATGGCCGCGCGGCGGGCGGAGGAGGTGCTGCGGGCCGCGCTCGGGGTGCCGGACCGGATTCCGTACGCCGACAAGCGGGGTGTGCGGGCCGAGCTGCCGGCCGTCGGCGAGCGCTTCGGTGAGCTGGCGGAGCTGCACGCGCGGGCCCAGGGGCTCGCGGGGTGGCCCGAGTCGTTGACGCCGCTTCCCTTCCGGGCCGTCGATCACTTCGGGGTGTTCGGGCTCGACGGGCTGCCGGCCGCGGACGGTGTGGTGGGTGAGCTGGTCCCGGGCGGGGCCGTGGGCGGTGAGGTGCTCGCCGTCGCCGGGCCCGATCTGCATCTGGCCACCGGGCGGGGGGTCGTCGTTCTCGATACGCGGCTCATGACGGGGTGGGAGCTGACCGCTCCCGTCGGCGAGGCGGCGTATGACGTGCTCACCGTGCCCGTACGGGAACTGGGGCGGGGGCGGGGGGACGGGAGTGTGCAGGAGGGGCTGTTCTGA
- a CDS encoding M23 family metallopeptidase, translating into MAERDPRKRTGRRPLLRGLAAAVLAAGMLVTSAGQGQGQGQGQGHGQGPGDGAGAAASAPGAQFTPLTAAVITQPTPFVATDGKTHISYELLTTSSLSTSTSLRLDRVDVQDARTHRVVGSLSGQALADAANPVGDPLPGADGYTPAPPGPTPTVIPGSQQWVIWLDLVLDRGQPVPKVLEHRLSGAVLSSPTPSPFEETVQATRVAHRPPLNLGPPVRPGTWYASESCCGNTHHRRGLAPINGRFYVPQRFAIDWYRVGREGQTWEGDPAQLTSYLSYRQPVVASAGGRVVEVQDGIPDNTPPVTPPVPPIEDTVGNHVTVEVAPGRYLLYAHLAPGSLEVREGDQVEPGQVLGLIGNSGNSTTPHLHFQVMTTAEFFPTDSPPFTFRHFRVVGQVEPRIWDDNLGLQPTGVLPITPSPYDGRHRARYPLDREVLRF; encoded by the coding sequence ATGGCAGAGCGCGACCCTCGCAAACGCACTGGCCGCCGCCCGCTACTCCGCGGGCTCGCCGCTGCCGTGCTCGCGGCCGGCATGCTGGTGACCTCGGCGGGACAGGGACAGGGACAGGGACAGGGACAGGGACACGGGCAAGGTCCGGGAGACGGGGCCGGTGCCGCCGCTTCGGCGCCCGGTGCGCAGTTCACGCCGTTGACCGCGGCGGTGATCACCCAACCGACGCCGTTCGTCGCCACGGACGGCAAGACGCACATCTCGTACGAACTGCTCACCACGAGTTCGCTGTCCACCAGCACGTCGCTGCGGCTCGACCGGGTCGACGTCCAGGACGCCCGTACGCACCGGGTCGTCGGGTCGTTGAGCGGGCAGGCGCTGGCCGATGCCGCCAACCCGGTCGGCGACCCGCTGCCGGGTGCGGACGGGTACACCCCGGCGCCTCCGGGGCCGACGCCGACCGTCATCCCGGGCTCCCAGCAGTGGGTGATCTGGCTCGACCTGGTCCTCGACCGCGGTCAGCCGGTGCCCAAGGTCCTCGAACACCGTCTCTCGGGTGCCGTCCTGTCCTCCCCCACCCCCTCCCCGTTCGAGGAGACGGTGCAGGCCACCCGGGTCGCCCACAGACCGCCGTTGAACCTGGGCCCGCCGGTCCGTCCCGGCACCTGGTACGCCAGCGAGTCCTGCTGCGGCAACACCCACCACCGGCGCGGTCTCGCCCCGATCAACGGACGCTTCTACGTGCCGCAGCGCTTCGCGATCGACTGGTACCGGGTCGGGAGGGAGGGGCAGACCTGGGAGGGTGACCCCGCGCAGCTCACCAGCTACCTGAGCTACCGTCAGCCGGTCGTGGCCTCGGCCGGCGGCAGAGTGGTGGAGGTCCAGGACGGCATCCCGGACAACACGCCTCCCGTCACGCCGCCCGTCCCGCCGATCGAGGACACCGTCGGCAACCACGTCACCGTGGAAGTCGCGCCGGGCCGCTATCTGCTCTACGCCCACCTGGCACCCGGCTCGCTCGAGGTCCGGGAGGGCGACCAGGTCGAACCCGGCCAGGTCCTCGGGCTGATCGGCAACAGCGGTAACTCGACCACGCCGCACCTGCACTTCCAGGTGATGACCACCGCCGAGTTCTTCCCGACCGACAGCCCGCCGTTCACCTTCCGGCACTTCCGCGTCGTCGGACAGGTCGAACCCCGGATCTGGGACGACAACCTGGGCCTGCAGCCGACCGGCGTCCTGCCGATCACACCGTCGCCGTACGACGGGCGTCACCGTGCGCGGTATCCGCTCGACCGCGAGGTGCTGAGGTTCTGA
- a CDS encoding NUDIX domain-containing protein, with product MTRTEYYDDPDAPKPNSLVVAASAVVTDDEGRILLQRRRDNDLWALPGGGMEMTDSLPGTAVREVKEETGLDVEITGLVGTYTDPRHVIAYTDGEVRRQFNVCFTARVVGGRLEISHESTELRFVPVDELAKLPMHHTQQLRLRHFLECREWPYLG from the coding sequence ATGACACGCACCGAGTACTACGACGATCCGGACGCCCCCAAGCCCAACAGCTTGGTCGTCGCGGCGTCTGCGGTGGTCACCGACGACGAAGGACGCATTCTTCTACAGCGCCGGCGAGACAACGACCTCTGGGCGCTGCCCGGCGGCGGCATGGAGATGACCGACTCGTTGCCAGGAACCGCCGTCCGCGAAGTGAAGGAGGAAACGGGCCTGGACGTGGAGATCACCGGGCTCGTCGGGACCTACACCGACCCGCGCCACGTCATCGCTTACACAGACGGTGAGGTGCGTCGACAGTTCAATGTCTGCTTCACCGCCCGAGTAGTTGGCGGACGACTTGAAATCTCCCACGAATCCACGGAGTTGCGATTCGTTCCGGTGGATGAGCTAGCCAAGCTGCCCATGCACCACACGCAGCAGCTACGGCTACGGCACTTTCTAGAGTGCCGAGAGTGGCCCTACCTCGGCTGA
- a CDS encoding bifunctional glycosyltransferase family 2/GtrA family protein, which produces MRTDSSPGTLPAREHLPAGNAGTPVLDVVIPVYNEEKDLQPCVLRLHEHLARTFPYAFRITIADNASTDTTPQVAARLEARLPEVRSFRLEQKGRGRALRTVWSASDAPVLAYMDVDLSTDLNALLPLVAPLISGHSDLAIGSRLARSSRVVRGTKREFISRAYNLILRGSLQARFSDAQCGFKAIRRDVAQVLLPLVEDTGWFFDTEMLVLAERAGLRIHEVPVDWVDDPDSTVHIVKTATDDLKGVWRVGKALATGSLSLDRLARPFGDDPRDREIQDVPRGLARQLLGFCVVGGLSTLFYLLLYSGFRTFSGSQIANALALLVSAVANTAANRRLTFGVRGRGGVIRHQAQGLVVFGIGLALTSGSLAALNAATSDPAHSTELAVLIAANLAATVLRFLLFRAWVFPERRDGLPASAEGSTVVASHHPVPHHTASPVHAAVGTVRPGQPGPYGHQDRFQPTYTTTGGTTTGGTTTGSTTTGSTTTQFRAGEAADRTWGDATMRMRPVRPHDQDSRNAR; this is translated from the coding sequence ATGCGAACCGACTCTTCTCCCGGCACCCTGCCGGCGCGGGAGCACCTCCCGGCCGGAAACGCCGGTACGCCTGTCCTGGACGTAGTGATCCCCGTCTACAACGAGGAGAAGGACCTCCAGCCGTGCGTGCTCAGACTGCACGAGCACCTCGCGCGGACGTTCCCGTACGCCTTCCGCATCACGATCGCGGACAACGCGTCCACGGACACCACCCCGCAGGTGGCCGCGCGGCTGGAGGCGCGGCTCCCCGAGGTCAGGTCGTTCCGGCTGGAGCAGAAGGGGCGCGGACGGGCCCTCAGGACCGTGTGGTCCGCGTCCGACGCGCCGGTCCTCGCCTACATGGACGTGGACCTGTCGACCGATCTCAACGCCCTCCTCCCGCTGGTCGCGCCCCTGATCTCCGGTCACTCGGACCTGGCGATCGGCTCCCGGCTCGCCCGCTCCTCGCGGGTGGTGCGGGGCACCAAGCGGGAGTTCATCAGCCGCGCCTACAACCTGATCCTGCGCGGCTCGCTGCAGGCCCGGTTCTCGGACGCGCAGTGCGGGTTCAAGGCGATACGCCGGGACGTGGCCCAGGTGCTGCTGCCGCTCGTCGAGGACACCGGGTGGTTCTTCGACACCGAGATGCTGGTGCTGGCGGAGCGCGCCGGGCTCAGGATCCACGAGGTGCCCGTCGACTGGGTCGACGACCCCGACTCGACCGTCCACATCGTGAAGACGGCGACGGACGACCTCAAGGGTGTGTGGCGGGTCGGCAAGGCCCTCGCCACCGGGTCCCTGTCGCTGGACCGGCTCGCACGGCCGTTCGGGGACGACCCCCGCGACCGTGAGATCCAGGACGTACCGCGCGGCCTCGCCCGCCAGCTCCTCGGCTTCTGCGTGGTCGGCGGTCTCTCCACCCTCTTCTACCTGCTGCTCTACAGCGGCTTCCGGACCTTCTCCGGGTCGCAGATCGCCAACGCGCTCGCGCTGCTGGTCTCGGCGGTCGCCAACACGGCCGCCAACCGGCGCCTGACCTTCGGCGTCCGGGGCCGGGGCGGGGTCATCAGGCACCAGGCGCAGGGCCTGGTGGTGTTCGGCATCGGTCTCGCCCTCACCAGCGGCTCGCTGGCCGCCCTGAACGCGGCCACCTCCGACCCCGCGCACTCCACGGAACTGGCGGTCCTCATCGCCGCCAACCTCGCGGCGACGGTGCTGCGGTTCCTGCTCTTTCGCGCGTGGGTGTTCCCCGAGCGGCGTGACGGCCTGCCCGCCTCCGCCGAGGGCTCGACCGTCGTCGCCTCGCACCACCCCGTCCCGCACCACACCGCCTCGCCCGTGCACGCGGCCGTCGGGACGGTACGTCCGGGACAGCCGGGACCGTACGGCCATCAGGACCGGTTCCAGCCCACGTACACCACGACCGGCGGTACGACGACCGGCGGTACGACGACCGGCAGCACCACGACCGGCAGTACCACGACCCAGTTCCGCGCCGGTGAAGCCGCGGACCGCACCTGGGGGGACGCGACCATGCGGATGCGGCCGGTGCGCCCGCACGACCAGGATTCGAGGAACGCACGATGA